A genomic stretch from Scatophagus argus isolate fScaArg1 chromosome 19, fScaArg1.pri, whole genome shotgun sequence includes:
- the ngs gene encoding notochord granular surface isoform X2 — protein sequence MSRSQERMSSYRRHFESTFVAPPAYQLRVSSPSPTRTRETRHRSASFTRRGGTMGRMAISAKADMTSVSMGAMCFGMTKGFGPKLDLDAASAENQAFMMTRTNERQEMVALNDRLAAYIEKVRTLESKNKLLEAEIETLKSRHVRPSGLRQLYESQLKDLNRVAEQMRGQRDVSLAAKEAMLGQLDMLKAKYDEAVDARKKTEHDIETLRPDVDRETSARIVLEKHLEHLEAELAFLQRVNKEEIEDLMQHIYSATSKVHLTYGLPDLSTALKQIQSQYDNIAANNLQEMDTWYRSKFQDLSSASTKHVQSVRSVREEITGYKKDILSKERELDALKTRNEYLEAQIRDAVEKYKKKEEDLQEHIEAIKLDLKVTKEKIALLLREYQDLLNVKMALEIEITTYRKLIEGEDSRLSTMVQNLSLSGGLHLSSCVSMHAASASSSVSDSSAPVAISKVDVASGDSASSEAEKTPGAGSAEVEAASSDMQTDLGEQATEMSERKTVLIRTVKTDEETYESNTQERTITISGAADDTEEE from the exons ATGAGCCGCAGTCAAGAAAGGATGTCCTCATACCGCCGGCATTTCGAGAGTACCTTTGTGGCCCCTCCAGCTTACCAGCTGCGTGTGTCCAGTCCCTCTCCCACCCGCACTAGGGAGACCCGGCACCGGTCGGCTAGCTTCACTCGGCGTGGTGGGACGATGGGGCGAATGGCCATCTCCGCTAAAGCTGACATGACCAG TGTGAGTATGGGAGCTATGTGCTTCGGTATGACTAAGGGATTTGGGCCGAAACTGGACCTGGATGCAGCTTCAGCAGAGAACCAGGCCTTTATGATGACTCGAACTAATGAGAGGCAGGAGATGGTGGCCCTCAATGACCGCTTGGCAGCATATATTGAAAAG GTGCGAACCCTGGAGTCCAAAAACAAGCTGCTGGAGGCTGAAATTGAGACCCTGAAGAGCCGCCATGTCAGACCGTCAGGCCTCAGACAGTTGTATGAGTCTCAGCTGAAGGATCTCAACAGGGTTGCAGAGCAAATGAGAGGCCAGAGG GATGTGTCTTTGGCAGCCAAGGAGGCGATGTTGGGCCAGCTAGACATGCTGAAGGCCAAATATGATGAGGCTGTGGATGCCCGGAAAAAAACGGAGCACGACATTGAAACTCTCCGTCCG GATGTTGATAGAGAAACCTCAGCACGGATTGTGCTGGAGAAACACCTGGAACATCTGGAGGCTGAGCTGGCCTTCCTGCAGAGAGTTAACAAGGAG GAAATTGAGGACCTGATGCAGCATATCTATTCAGCGACTTCCAAGGTGCACCTGACCTATGGCCTCCCAGACCTCTCCACTGCTCTCAAACAGATTCAGTCTCAATATGACAACATTGCAGCGAACAACCTACAG GAAATGGACACTTGGTACAGGTCAAAGTTTCAGGATTTGAGCAGCGCATCCACAAAACACGTTCAAAGTGTTCGAAGCGTGAGAGAGGAAATCACAGGCTATAAGAAGGAC ATTCTCAGCAAGGAACGCGAATTGGATGCACTGAAGACAAGAAACGAGTATTTGGAGGCTCAGATTCGTGATGCAGTGGAAAAATacaagaagaaggaggaggacttACAG GAGCATATTGAGGCAATTAAGCTGGATTTGAAAGTAACAAAGGAGAAGATTGCTTTGCTGCTGCGGGAATATCAGGACCTGCTAAATGTAAAGATGGCTCTGGAGATTGAGATCACCACTTACAG GAAGCTGATTGAGGGAGAAGACAGTCGACTGAGTACCATGGTCCAAAACCTTTCCCTCTCCGGAGGCCTgcatctctcttcctgtgtgagCATGCACGCAGCCTCGGCCTCATCTTCAGTCTCAGATAGTTCTGCCCCTGTAGCCATCTCGAAGGTAGATGTAGCCTCTGGCGACTCAGCCAGTAGCGAAGCTGAGAAAACCCCAGGTGCCGGCAGCGCTGAAGTGGAGGCAGCCTCatcagacatgcagacagacttAGGGGAGCAGGCAACTGAGATGTCTGAGAGGAAGACTGTCCTCATCAG AACAGTTAAGACAGATGAGGAGACTTACGAGAGCAACACACAGGAGCGCACCATCACCATTTCTGGAGCAGCCgatgacacagaggaagaataG
- the ngs gene encoding notochord granular surface isoform X1, translating to MSRSQERMSSYRRHFESTFVAPPAYQLRVSSPSPTRTRETRHRSASFTRRGGTMGRMAISAKADMTSSVSMGAMCFGMTKGFGPKLDLDAASAENQAFMMTRTNERQEMVALNDRLAAYIEKVRTLESKNKLLEAEIETLKSRHVRPSGLRQLYESQLKDLNRVAEQMRGQRDVSLAAKEAMLGQLDMLKAKYDEAVDARKKTEHDIETLRPDVDRETSARIVLEKHLEHLEAELAFLQRVNKEEIEDLMQHIYSATSKVHLTYGLPDLSTALKQIQSQYDNIAANNLQEMDTWYRSKFQDLSSASTKHVQSVRSVREEITGYKKDILSKERELDALKTRNEYLEAQIRDAVEKYKKKEEDLQEHIEAIKLDLKVTKEKIALLLREYQDLLNVKMALEIEITTYRKLIEGEDSRLSTMVQNLSLSGGLHLSSCVSMHAASASSSVSDSSAPVAISKVDVASGDSASSEAEKTPGAGSAEVEAASSDMQTDLGEQATEMSERKTVLIRTVKTDEETYESNTQERTITISGAADDTEEE from the exons ATGAGCCGCAGTCAAGAAAGGATGTCCTCATACCGCCGGCATTTCGAGAGTACCTTTGTGGCCCCTCCAGCTTACCAGCTGCGTGTGTCCAGTCCCTCTCCCACCCGCACTAGGGAGACCCGGCACCGGTCGGCTAGCTTCACTCGGCGTGGTGGGACGATGGGGCGAATGGCCATCTCCGCTAAAGCTGACATGACCAG CAGTGTGAGTATGGGAGCTATGTGCTTCGGTATGACTAAGGGATTTGGGCCGAAACTGGACCTGGATGCAGCTTCAGCAGAGAACCAGGCCTTTATGATGACTCGAACTAATGAGAGGCAGGAGATGGTGGCCCTCAATGACCGCTTGGCAGCATATATTGAAAAG GTGCGAACCCTGGAGTCCAAAAACAAGCTGCTGGAGGCTGAAATTGAGACCCTGAAGAGCCGCCATGTCAGACCGTCAGGCCTCAGACAGTTGTATGAGTCTCAGCTGAAGGATCTCAACAGGGTTGCAGAGCAAATGAGAGGCCAGAGG GATGTGTCTTTGGCAGCCAAGGAGGCGATGTTGGGCCAGCTAGACATGCTGAAGGCCAAATATGATGAGGCTGTGGATGCCCGGAAAAAAACGGAGCACGACATTGAAACTCTCCGTCCG GATGTTGATAGAGAAACCTCAGCACGGATTGTGCTGGAGAAACACCTGGAACATCTGGAGGCTGAGCTGGCCTTCCTGCAGAGAGTTAACAAGGAG GAAATTGAGGACCTGATGCAGCATATCTATTCAGCGACTTCCAAGGTGCACCTGACCTATGGCCTCCCAGACCTCTCCACTGCTCTCAAACAGATTCAGTCTCAATATGACAACATTGCAGCGAACAACCTACAG GAAATGGACACTTGGTACAGGTCAAAGTTTCAGGATTTGAGCAGCGCATCCACAAAACACGTTCAAAGTGTTCGAAGCGTGAGAGAGGAAATCACAGGCTATAAGAAGGAC ATTCTCAGCAAGGAACGCGAATTGGATGCACTGAAGACAAGAAACGAGTATTTGGAGGCTCAGATTCGTGATGCAGTGGAAAAATacaagaagaaggaggaggacttACAG GAGCATATTGAGGCAATTAAGCTGGATTTGAAAGTAACAAAGGAGAAGATTGCTTTGCTGCTGCGGGAATATCAGGACCTGCTAAATGTAAAGATGGCTCTGGAGATTGAGATCACCACTTACAG GAAGCTGATTGAGGGAGAAGACAGTCGACTGAGTACCATGGTCCAAAACCTTTCCCTCTCCGGAGGCCTgcatctctcttcctgtgtgagCATGCACGCAGCCTCGGCCTCATCTTCAGTCTCAGATAGTTCTGCCCCTGTAGCCATCTCGAAGGTAGATGTAGCCTCTGGCGACTCAGCCAGTAGCGAAGCTGAGAAAACCCCAGGTGCCGGCAGCGCTGAAGTGGAGGCAGCCTCatcagacatgcagacagacttAGGGGAGCAGGCAACTGAGATGTCTGAGAGGAAGACTGTCCTCATCAG AACAGTTAAGACAGATGAGGAGACTTACGAGAGCAACACACAGGAGCGCACCATCACCATTTCTGGAGCAGCCgatgacacagaggaagaataG
- the ngs gene encoding notochord granular surface isoform X3, with the protein MSRSQERMSSYRRHFESTFVAPPAYQLRVSSPSPTRTRETRHRSASFTRRGGTMGRMAISAKADMTSSVSMGAMCFGMTKGFGPKLDLDAASAENQAFMMTRTNERQEMVALNDRLAAYIEKVRTLESKNKLLEAEIETLKSRHVRPSGLRQLYESQLKDLNRVAEQMRGQRDVSLAAKEAMLGQLDMLKAKYDEAVDARKKTEHDIETLRPDVDRETSARIVLEKHLEHLEAELAFLQRVNKEEIEDLMQHIYSATSKVHLTYGLPDLSTALKQIQSQYDNIAANNLQEMDTWYRSKFQDLSSASTKHVQSVRSVREEITGYKKDILSKERELDALKTRNEYLEAQIRDAVEKYKKKEEDLQEHIEAIKLDLKVTKEKIALLLREYQDLLNVKMALEIEITTYRKLIEGEDSRLSTMVQNLSLSGGLHLSSCVSMHAASASSSVSDSSAPVAISKVDVASGDSASSEAEKTPGAGSAEVEAASSDMQTDLGEQATEMSERKTVLIS; encoded by the exons ATGAGCCGCAGTCAAGAAAGGATGTCCTCATACCGCCGGCATTTCGAGAGTACCTTTGTGGCCCCTCCAGCTTACCAGCTGCGTGTGTCCAGTCCCTCTCCCACCCGCACTAGGGAGACCCGGCACCGGTCGGCTAGCTTCACTCGGCGTGGTGGGACGATGGGGCGAATGGCCATCTCCGCTAAAGCTGACATGACCAG CAGTGTGAGTATGGGAGCTATGTGCTTCGGTATGACTAAGGGATTTGGGCCGAAACTGGACCTGGATGCAGCTTCAGCAGAGAACCAGGCCTTTATGATGACTCGAACTAATGAGAGGCAGGAGATGGTGGCCCTCAATGACCGCTTGGCAGCATATATTGAAAAG GTGCGAACCCTGGAGTCCAAAAACAAGCTGCTGGAGGCTGAAATTGAGACCCTGAAGAGCCGCCATGTCAGACCGTCAGGCCTCAGACAGTTGTATGAGTCTCAGCTGAAGGATCTCAACAGGGTTGCAGAGCAAATGAGAGGCCAGAGG GATGTGTCTTTGGCAGCCAAGGAGGCGATGTTGGGCCAGCTAGACATGCTGAAGGCCAAATATGATGAGGCTGTGGATGCCCGGAAAAAAACGGAGCACGACATTGAAACTCTCCGTCCG GATGTTGATAGAGAAACCTCAGCACGGATTGTGCTGGAGAAACACCTGGAACATCTGGAGGCTGAGCTGGCCTTCCTGCAGAGAGTTAACAAGGAG GAAATTGAGGACCTGATGCAGCATATCTATTCAGCGACTTCCAAGGTGCACCTGACCTATGGCCTCCCAGACCTCTCCACTGCTCTCAAACAGATTCAGTCTCAATATGACAACATTGCAGCGAACAACCTACAG GAAATGGACACTTGGTACAGGTCAAAGTTTCAGGATTTGAGCAGCGCATCCACAAAACACGTTCAAAGTGTTCGAAGCGTGAGAGAGGAAATCACAGGCTATAAGAAGGAC ATTCTCAGCAAGGAACGCGAATTGGATGCACTGAAGACAAGAAACGAGTATTTGGAGGCTCAGATTCGTGATGCAGTGGAAAAATacaagaagaaggaggaggacttACAG GAGCATATTGAGGCAATTAAGCTGGATTTGAAAGTAACAAAGGAGAAGATTGCTTTGCTGCTGCGGGAATATCAGGACCTGCTAAATGTAAAGATGGCTCTGGAGATTGAGATCACCACTTACAG GAAGCTGATTGAGGGAGAAGACAGTCGACTGAGTACCATGGTCCAAAACCTTTCCCTCTCCGGAGGCCTgcatctctcttcctgtgtgagCATGCACGCAGCCTCGGCCTCATCTTCAGTCTCAGATAGTTCTGCCCCTGTAGCCATCTCGAAGGTAGATGTAGCCTCTGGCGACTCAGCCAGTAGCGAAGCTGAGAAAACCCCAGGTGCCGGCAGCGCTGAAGTGGAGGCAGCCTCatcagacatgcagacagacttAGGGGAGCAGGCAACTGAGATGTCTGAGAGGAAGACTGTCCTCATCAG TTAA